CGGGGCCCGTGCCTGCTGCGTCATGAAGCACGTGGGGCTGAACGTCGCCGCCGACCCCTTCATGACGACGGCCCTTTACGAACTCGAGGGCGGCATGCTTCTCATCGCCGCCGACGACCCCGGTCCCCACAGCTCTCAGAACGAGCAGGACAGCCGTTTTTTCGCGATGTTCGCCAAGGTCCCCTGCCTCGACCCCGCTGACGCCGCGGAGGCCGCGGCCATGGTCGCCGACGCCTACGCGCTGTCCGAACGGCACGGCGTCGTGACCGTCCTGCGTCCGACGACGCGCATCTCCCACTCGCGCCAGGCGGTTGCGCAGCCCTCCGCCCGGGCCGGCGGGCTGCCCGTCAAGTTCGACCGCAACCCCGCGCGCTGGTGCCCGCTGCCCGCTCTCGTGCGCATCTCCCATCCCAAGCACAACGCACGACTGGAGAAAATCCGCGGGGAGTTCGAGACGGATTGGGGCCGCTACAACTACGAGCTTCCCGCCTCGAAGCCGGCGAGGCTGGGCGTCATCGCCTCGGGGATCGCCTTCGCGTCGCTGTGCGACGTGCTGAAGGAATGGGGCCGGGAGGACGTCGACATCCTCAAGATCGGCACGCCGTTCCCTCTGCCGGGGACGATGGCGGACGCGTTCGCCGCGCGGCACGAGTGCGTGCTGGTCCTCGAGGAGAGTTACCCCGTCATCGAGATGCAGCTCACGGATCGGACGAACGTCCGGGGACGCTGCGACGGAACGGTCCCGGGCGCGGGGGAGCTCCTGCCCGAGGTCATCGCCTCGATCCTGACGGAGGTCCTGGGGGAGGAGCCCCCGAAGGCGGACGTCCTTCCGGATTTCGCCCCCGTCATCGAGGACCTGCACCTTGTCCCGCGCAAGCCTCAGCTCTGCGCCGGGTGCCCGCACCGCAGCAGTTTCTTCTCCATCCGCCGGGCGCTTCCCAACGCCATCAACCCGTCGGATATCGGCTGCTACACGTTGGGCATCAACCAGAAGGGTATCGACACCAGCGTCTGCATGGGCGCCGCCGTCACGGTGTCGTCGGGGTTTTTCCTGGCCCACGAGGTCACGGGCCAATCCCGGCCCGTCGTCGCGACCATCGGGGACTCCACCTTCTTCCACATGGGCGTGCCCGGCCTCCTCAGCGCCGTGTACAACCGCCATGCGTTCGTCCTCTGCATCCTGGACAACAGCTCCACCGCCATGACCGGGGGGCAGTCGCACCCTGGCCTGGGGGATAAGCCCAGAAAGGACGACTCCGGCGTTGCCGTCAACCTCGAGCAGCTGGTCCGCGGATGCGGCGTCGCCTTCGTCGAGACCGTGCCCGCCTACGACCACGCCGCGGGGGTCGATGCGGTCAAGCGCGCGTGGCAGCACGCGGAGGCGCAGAGGACCC
This is a stretch of genomic DNA from uncultured Fretibacterium sp.. It encodes these proteins:
- a CDS encoding thiamine pyrophosphate-dependent enzyme yields the protein MEKKELLLGNEAIAGAVVAAGCQVATAYPGTPSSEILPAVARFADAQDAELAVEWGANEKVAYEMAVSAAFAGARACCVMKHVGLNVAADPFMTTALYELEGGMLLIAADDPGPHSSQNEQDSRFFAMFAKVPCLDPADAAEAAAMVADAYALSERHGVVTVLRPTTRISHSRQAVAQPSARAGGLPVKFDRNPARWCPLPALVRISHPKHNARLEKIRGEFETDWGRYNYELPASKPARLGVIASGIAFASLCDVLKEWGREDVDILKIGTPFPLPGTMADAFAARHECVLVLEESYPVIEMQLTDRTNVRGRCDGTVPGAGELLPEVIASILTEVLGEEPPKADVLPDFAPVIEDLHLVPRKPQLCAGCPHRSSFFSIRRALPNAINPSDIGCYTLGINQKGIDTSVCMGAAVTVSSGFFLAHEVTGQSRPVVATIGDSTFFHMGVPGLLSAVYNRHAFVLCILDNSSTAMTGGQSHPGLGDKPRKDDSGVAVNLEQLVRGCGVAFVETVPAYDHAAGVDAVKRAWQHAEAQRTPAVLIFRHPCMLLRRPQPVIPMTVDHEKCVGCRYCIDYFGCPGLHFDERAKKVSIDPLYCISCGTCEPVCPHGAIGKREAN